GTCCTCATCATCAAAGGTATCAGGGCTATAGCTACCGCCACTAATGGCGACTAAGTCGATTTGTTGACGATAGTAGTCTACACTCTTGACTTGGACTTCGACGCGATCGCCTAAGCGATAGTGATTGCGATTTTTACGCCCAATCAGCATTTGTTGACGACTGCGATATTCATACCAGTCATCTTTTAGGGAGCTGACATGCACGAGTCCTTCAACTAGGACATCTTCAAGTTCGACAAAAAATCCGTAGGATTGAACCCCGGTAATCACTCCGTGGAAGATTTCTCCGGTGTGGGATTTCATGAACTCAGCTTTTTGTAGGCCATCCAAGTCGTCTATGGCTTCTTGGGCGATACGTTCGGCTTCGCTTAGATGGGCAACAATGGCGCTAAACTGGTCTTCTAAATCGGCTTGCGTATCTGGGGGCAGTACATTCCAGTTAATTTTGCCATGACAGCTACTGCTGGTTAAGTTGACTCCTTCTTTAGCACGAGCGTTACGGCGATCGCGACCTTGAGTCAAGACTTCATGCAGAACCCGATGAATTAACAGGTCAGAATATCGATGTAAGGGAGCTGTAAAGTGGGTATACCCTTCATCGGCCGCTAACCCAAAGTGAGGTTTGGGCGCAATACTATAAAAAGCGGGTTTGAGTGCCCCTAGCAGTAAATAGGTCAGCACTTTCTGGGCTGACGTGCCATCAAACTGCCCAGTAAAATTCTGATAATCTCTGGGTTTGACATCTTCTTCATCTTCGAGTGCCAACTCGATCCCTAGATTAGCCGCCAGTTTAATCAGTTCATGGATTTCTTCCACATGGGGGGCTTGATGAACCCGATAGAGGGCTGGGACTTGTAGCTCTCTGAGATGTTTAGCGACCAGTTGATTGGCTAAGATCATCAGTTCCGTCACCATTCCTCTAGCAGGTAAGGAGAAGGGAACCACCAAAGCACCTAGGGAACCTTCATCATCGTAGTGGTATTTCTGATCGGGTAAGTTCAGCTCAAAAGACCCTCGTGCTAGACGATGCTGGCGCAGTTGCTGGGTGAGGCTGTAGAGTTGTTTAACCGTTTCTCCCAGAACTGCTGGTAGGTCTTCAACGGGTTCTTCTGCCACCAGAAGAGCTTGGGTTTGTTGATAATTGAGATGATGATCTACGCTAATGACCGTGGGTTCAATCGTATATTCTTGAACTTGACCTTGACTATCGAGAATGATCAAAACCGAGAGACTACGCCGCTCTTGTCCTTGAATCAGGGCGCAGTGTTGAGTCACTTCTGGGGGTAACATGGGTAGCACTTTGTGCCCCAGATAAACGGAAACGCCCCGTTTGGCAGCCGCTTGATCGATCGCCGAATTGGGGGGAATCCAATCTGAGACATCGGCAATATGAATGCCTAAGCGCCAATTGCCTCCTTCCCACGGCTCTACGCTAATCGCATCATCAAAGGTATCGGTTTGATCGGCATATTCTCCTGGTTTGATGGTGAAGGTTAAGATCGAGCGTAGGTCTTGGCGATCATCTGGCCCGATTCCTTGGGGTTGTAAGTTAGCCGCCTCTTCGAGAACCGCAGGAGAAAAAATCTTGGGAAGGTCGTGTTTGCAGCGAACAATTTCGGTATCGGCTGCTTCTTCAGCGTTGAGTCCCAGCACTTGGGTGACTTCTCCGATGGGGGGATAAGGCCCGAGGGGATAGCGCTCAATGGAGACATGCACCAAATGTTCAATGGCCGATTCTAGGGTTCCATTGTTGGGTAAGCTCAGTTCAAAGAGTAAACGGTCATCGAGGGGAACCGCTTTATACTCCCCATCTTGCCATTTGATCCGAGCGAGAACCGAGGTAATGGCACGGTCGATGATCAGGAAAACTTCTCCTTCTGGCGATCGCCGTCTGGAACCTTCTTTGAGGACACGCACAAAGACGCGATCGCCATTCCAAGCGGTAGATAGATTGCTTTCTCGGATATAAATATCCTCAGCTTCTTCATCATCTTGAATGGCAAAGCAAAATCCCTTACTCGAACAGCGTAGTTTTCCTTCTACCAGTCCATTTTCTAGACCCCGGCGATACCGTCCTCGGTCTTTGATCAGTATCCCCATTTTCTCTAGAGCATCCAGAGCGATTTGTAGTTGACGTAGACTGATATCACTCGAAAGTCCCAGTTTTTTTTCTAGGACTTTAGGAGCAATCAGTTTATCATCAGTGAAATTGGAGAGCAAATTGGCGATCGTGAATTCCATGTAGCGATACGTCCTTAGTTGTCTGTGTCTTTACAGCCAGTTGGCTATCTGGATAGGGCGAGGCGGTTCATGGAGATTGAACCAGCCTAGCTCTCAAATCTGGATTAGATCGGGTCAATTTATGGGGACGATCTTAATCCAATCCTTGCCTTTAGGGTGGGGCTGTTTCTTAACAAGAGTCTGATCGATGCAGATTCTTATCCGTATGGAAACTATTCAGCCTTGAGCTAAGGGCAACCCAATCGCGAATCAGGTAGATATTCCTATGGTCTTTTGCTAAGGTTTATCCGCACTAACGGAAATGATGAGTTGCGGATAAGAGTCTCAACTCAGACCCAAAGATTATCAGAGCATGATCAAGCCTTCTTCTGAAGAATAAGCTTGCGTTAGGGTAAACCGGAAAGAGTAGACCCGTACATTTCCCTTAACTTGCTGCCACCTGTTAACGTTTGGTGAATTGCTGGTCAATTGATCCGAGGATAAAATCGACTCTTTTCAGTTTATCATTAATCGGGATCGAGTAGATCGATGATCGATGATTTAATGACGCTCACCGGTCACAATATAAGCCACGCGCTGGCCAATATTGGTTGAATGATCCGCCATACGCTCTAAATGACGAATGATTAAAACCAGCAATAAAATCGGTTCTATTTCTCCTTGAATATGGCGTTGATTGGCTAATTTTTGGTACAGATATTCATAGTCTGCATCGACTACATCATCTTTTATTTTGATCTCTAAGCCTCCCTGAGCATCAAGGTTGGATAAGGCAACTAAACTCATGGCTAACATGGATTGAGTGCGATCGTACATCAGTTGCACTTCGCCAATCATGGGATGGGGAGGATAAGCAAAGAGTTTAATTGCAATCTCTCCTAAGTCTTTGGCATAGTCCCCAATGCGCTCTAAATCTCTAACCAACTGCATCATGGAACTGAGTAATCTTAAATCTTGGGTGACGGGGGATTGAAGAGCAATGGTGGTCACACAATCGAGTTCAATTTGGCGATAGAGTTGATCGATACGCTTGTCTTGGGGTTTAATCTGATTGGCTGCTTCTAGGTCTTGTTCAAATAGGGCTTGACGAGCTAGGCAGCATGAATTTTCTACTAGAGCGCCCATCCGTAGTACATCCCGCTGCAAGCTCCGAAGCTGGCGTTGAAAATAGGTTCTCGTGATTTTTGAGGTTGATGTTGGGATATCCACCCGTATCCTCGACCAACTAAATACTGAATAATTGCCCTTGAATTCCATCAGTATAGCGACTAGCTCTGGCAATGGCTGAATTTAATTGAAGTTTAACCCAATGGCCACTTTGAGGGAATGGGGAATGGGGTGCAAGCTATCTCCCTATCTCCCTATCCCCTATAGCTCCGACAACGTGACCAATAACAGCGATCGCCGGTGAGGTAAATCCGCTTTCTTCTACTTCATGAATAACCGTTTCTAAGGTTGCCACTAGGGTTTCTTGTTCGGGACAAGTTCCCCAACGGATCAGACTAATCGGAGTTTGGGGAGATAATTGGGCCTCGAGCAGTTGGGGGATAATCTGGGATAAATTATGAATCCCCATATAGATGACAATCGTTTCTGAACCTTGGGCGATCGCCTGCCAATTCACTTTCGGTCGATATTTTCCAACGGATTCGTGCCCAGTTACAAACGTCACTGAAGAACTATAACCCCGATGGGTTAAAGGAATGCCTGCATAGGCTGGAGCGGCAATTCCGGAAGTAATACCGGGCACTACCTCTACTGGAATTCCTTCAGCGATCAGATCGGCCATTTCTTCCCCACCGCGCCCAAAGATAAAGGGATCTCCACCTTTGAGACGAACGACGATCGCCTGAGTTTGAGCCTCTTCAATTAAAATTTGGGTAATTTCATCCTGCTTGAGTGAATGTCTTCCGCGTCGTTTTCCCCCATGGATTTTTTTCGCCTTCGGGTTAATCATCTCTACAATGGGAGGACTGACCAAAGCATCATAAACTACCACATCGGCCATCTGAAGCAAGTCTTTTCCTTTGAGTGTCATTAATCCTGGATCGCCAGGGCCTGCACCAACAAGATAGACTTTACCGAGGGGAGAAGATGAAGAGGTCATAGAGGTTCAGTGGGGTTATGTAGACTTTAGATTAGGGTCGAAAGAGGGGAAGATACTGTTAAATCCAGTACCATTTGGGCTAAATGGGGATTTTGATTGAGGGGAGAGTGCAGGATATAGTCCAATTGAGGATCGGTGGCTTGTTTTGCGGCTAGGGTTTCGGCGATCGTATCAGTAATATAGCCAGGAAAGAGGAAATAGGGCAATACTCCAATCCGACGATACCCCAAATCCATTAATTGGCTGATTCTCCAGTCTAAGGATGGCATTACTGACCAATAGGCATCAAGAACTCCCAATTGATGGGCTAGGGTTTCGACGGGTTGATTGCCACCGGGTCGGCGACTACCATGGGCCATAACGATCCAAATATCGCGATCGGTGGTCTTGATTTCTCCTGCTAATCGGTTGTGCAGTTGGGGATGACTTCCTAAATAGGGACAGATTTCTAAAGTCATCTTTTCTCCCAAGAGGGTTTGCGCCTGCTGCACTTGAGCCGGAATGTCTTCCATGACATGCACTCCAGGAAGCAGAAATAGGGGAATGATTTGCAGATGATCGATATTTTCTGCCAAAAGGCGATCGCCAAACTGTTGAATTTGTTCAGCTAAGGTCAGTTCACCCAACTCTAGAGTTGCCGTTTCTACTCGAGTGGGGGCACTGTGTTGGCACTCTAAACAGGTACGAACCTCTTGCGCCAAGTCCAAAACACCCTGATGGGGACG
This window of the Roseofilum reptotaenium CS-1145 genome carries:
- the cobA gene encoding uroporphyrinogen-III C-methyltransferase, with the protein product MTSSSSPLGKVYLVGAGPGDPGLMTLKGKDLLQMADVVVYDALVSPPIVEMINPKAKKIHGGKRRGRHSLKQDEITQILIEEAQTQAIVVRLKGGDPFIFGRGGEEMADLIAEGIPVEVVPGITSGIAAPAYAGIPLTHRGYSSSVTFVTGHESVGKYRPKVNWQAIAQGSETIVIYMGIHNLSQIIPQLLEAQLSPQTPISLIRWGTCPEQETLVATLETVIHEVEESGFTSPAIAVIGHVVGAIGDREIGR
- a CDS encoding ribonuclease R family protein → MEFTIANLLSNFTDDKLIAPKVLEKKLGLSSDISLRQLQIALDALEKMGILIKDRGRYRRGLENGLVEGKLRCSSKGFCFAIQDDEEAEDIYIRESNLSTAWNGDRVFVRVLKEGSRRRSPEGEVFLIIDRAITSVLARIKWQDGEYKAVPLDDRLLFELSLPNNGTLESAIEHLVHVSIERYPLGPYPPIGEVTQVLGLNAEEAADTEIVRCKHDLPKIFSPAVLEEAANLQPQGIGPDDRQDLRSILTFTIKPGEYADQTDTFDDAISVEPWEGGNWRLGIHIADVSDWIPPNSAIDQAAAKRGVSVYLGHKVLPMLPPEVTQHCALIQGQERRSLSVLIILDSQGQVQEYTIEPTVISVDHHLNYQQTQALLVAEEPVEDLPAVLGETVKQLYSLTQQLRQHRLARGSFELNLPDQKYHYDDEGSLGALVVPFSLPARGMVTELMILANQLVAKHLRELQVPALYRVHQAPHVEEIHELIKLAANLGIELALEDEEDVKPRDYQNFTGQFDGTSAQKVLTYLLLGALKPAFYSIAPKPHFGLAADEGYTHFTAPLHRYSDLLIHRVLHEVLTQGRDRRNARAKEGVNLTSSSCHGKINWNVLPPDTQADLEDQFSAIVAHLSEAERIAQEAIDDLDGLQKAEFMKSHTGEIFHGVITGVQSYGFFVELEDVLVEGLVHVSSLKDDWYEYRSRQQMLIGRKNRNHYRLGDRVEVQVKSVDYYRQQIDLVAISGGSYSPDTFDDEDEEDDDYYN
- a CDS encoding sirohydrochlorin chelatase, with product MTHSCGKLLVIHGSRDPRPHQGVLDLAQEVRTCLECQHSAPTRVETATLELGELTLAEQIQQFGDRLLAENIDHLQIIPLFLLPGVHVMEDIPAQVQQAQTLLGEKMTLEICPYLGSHPQLHNRLAGEIKTTDRDIWIVMAHGSRRPGGNQPVETLAHQLGVLDAYWSVMPSLDWRISQLMDLGYRRIGVLPYFLFPGYITDTIAETLAAKQATDPQLDYILHSPLNQNPHLAQMVLDLTVSSPLSTLI
- the phoU gene encoding phosphate signaling complex protein PhoU; its protein translation is MDIPTSTSKITRTYFQRQLRSLQRDVLRMGALVENSCCLARQALFEQDLEAANQIKPQDKRIDQLYRQIELDCVTTIALQSPVTQDLRLLSSMMQLVRDLERIGDYAKDLGEIAIKLFAYPPHPMIGEVQLMYDRTQSMLAMSLVALSNLDAQGGLEIKIKDDVVDADYEYLYQKLANQRHIQGEIEPILLLVLIIRHLERMADHSTNIGQRVAYIVTGERH